Proteins from a genomic interval of Desulfofustis limnaeus:
- the ppk1 gene encoding polyphosphate kinase 1 gives MPSKPTSPKASTKTTRKAAPAKPSFDLDSPEWYLNRELTWLTFNKRVLQLATDERVPLLERVFFLAVVSSNLDEFFMKRIGGLKQQVGAGVKKLTVDGMLPQEQIDACLVYADQLLAEQRQIYARLVLHLAEEGIVFFRYEDLSGQQKKEMNAFFKREIFPLLTPQGIDPAHPFPFISNLSLNLLVSTSEPGSSLQHLNRIKVPLGAGVPRFIKVGAKHHYLMFEDLIANNLDDIFPGLTIHHCSFFRVIRNANTDQREEQANDLLVMIESALRDRKFADIVRLQVSANMLPLHRGKLAAELAIDEQQDVSEAPGILGKRDLMEIWRIDRPHLHYPVHSPYDLPELLIDEPNIFHIIRQYRSLLLQHPYESFETSVERFLKEASTDPKVLVIKMTLYRTNPDSRIIRYLIDAAYNGKQVAVVVELMARFDESANIKWAEAMEEAGIHVTYGVIGLKTHSKVILVVRRDYSGLQRYAHIGTGNYHSGTARQYSDLGLLTNDQTICEDLTELFNFLTTGYAPARKYQKILPSPNILKKTLLKKIAREIEVHKPDNPGLIQFKCNALEDKDIAKALYQASQAGVRVDLIIRDTCRLRPGIAGLSDNISVLSVVGRFLEHARIYYFKNGGNDEYFIGSADLMKRNLEARVEVVTPIEDKALQKKLREIIDVQLTNKCCTWEMKADGTCLKRHPQEKDDQRTVQEIMITLAKNRLTSSPLAKKNRYKTLKKGGRKKK, from the coding sequence ATGCCGTCGAAACCGACATCTCCGAAAGCCTCCACAAAAACGACTCGTAAAGCTGCTCCAGCCAAGCCGAGCTTCGACCTCGACAGCCCGGAATGGTACCTGAACCGAGAATTGACCTGGCTCACTTTTAACAAACGGGTATTGCAACTGGCAACCGATGAGCGGGTCCCGTTGCTGGAACGGGTATTTTTCCTGGCTGTTGTCAGTTCGAATCTCGACGAATTCTTCATGAAGCGGATCGGTGGCCTCAAACAACAGGTTGGGGCCGGAGTCAAGAAGCTGACGGTAGACGGCATGCTGCCCCAGGAACAGATCGATGCCTGCCTCGTCTACGCCGACCAGCTACTGGCCGAACAGCGCCAGATCTACGCCCGGCTCGTTCTCCACCTGGCCGAGGAAGGAATCGTCTTTTTTCGTTATGAAGACTTGAGCGGGCAACAGAAGAAAGAGATGAATGCTTTTTTCAAGCGGGAAATTTTTCCCCTGCTCACCCCGCAGGGCATCGATCCGGCCCATCCCTTTCCCTTCATCTCCAACCTCTCTCTGAACCTGTTGGTCTCCACCAGTGAACCGGGCTCCTCCTTGCAGCACTTGAACCGGATCAAGGTGCCGCTGGGCGCCGGCGTACCCCGTTTCATCAAGGTAGGCGCCAAACACCACTACCTGATGTTTGAAGATCTGATCGCCAACAACCTCGATGATATCTTTCCCGGACTGACCATTCACCACTGCTCGTTTTTTCGCGTGATCAGAAACGCCAACACGGATCAGCGGGAAGAACAGGCCAACGATCTGCTGGTGATGATCGAATCGGCGCTGCGCGACCGCAAATTCGCGGACATCGTTCGGCTTCAGGTTTCCGCAAACATGCTGCCGCTGCATCGCGGTAAACTGGCCGCCGAACTCGCCATAGACGAGCAGCAGGACGTATCGGAGGCTCCGGGAATCCTGGGAAAACGTGACCTGATGGAAATCTGGCGGATCGATCGCCCGCATCTGCACTACCCGGTCCACAGCCCCTATGACCTGCCCGAATTGCTCATCGACGAACCCAACATTTTCCATATCATCCGGCAATACCGATCACTGCTGCTGCAGCATCCGTACGAGTCGTTCGAGACATCCGTCGAGCGTTTCCTCAAGGAAGCCAGCACCGACCCGAAGGTACTGGTGATCAAGATGACCCTGTATCGGACCAACCCCGACTCACGGATCATCCGCTACCTGATCGACGCCGCCTACAACGGCAAACAGGTGGCAGTAGTGGTTGAATTGATGGCCCGCTTCGACGAGTCGGCCAACATCAAGTGGGCCGAGGCCATGGAAGAAGCCGGGATTCATGTGACCTACGGGGTCATCGGATTAAAGACCCACAGCAAGGTCATTCTGGTGGTCCGGCGAGACTACTCGGGTCTGCAACGCTATGCCCACATCGGGACCGGCAACTACCATTCGGGTACAGCCCGGCAATACAGCGATCTCGGCCTGCTCACCAACGATCAGACCATCTGTGAGGACCTGACCGAACTGTTCAATTTCCTCACCACCGGCTATGCGCCGGCACGCAAGTACCAGAAGATCCTGCCGTCCCCGAACATCCTGAAAAAGACCTTACTGAAGAAGATCGCCCGGGAGATCGAGGTGCATAAACCGGACAACCCCGGCCTGATTCAGTTCAAATGCAACGCCCTGGAAGACAAGGATATCGCCAAAGCGCTCTATCAGGCCTCACAGGCCGGTGTCCGAGTGGATCTGATCATCCGGGATACCTGTCGTCTACGACCCGGGATTGCCGGATTGTCCGACAACATCTCGGTACTCTCGGTGGTGGGCCGATTCCTTGAACACGCCCGCATCTACTATTTCAAGAACGGTGGTAACGATGAATATTTCATCGGGTCCGCCGACCTGATGAAACGGAACCTGGAAGCGCGGGTGGAAGTGGTTACCCCCATCGAGGACAAAGCGCTGCAGAAGAAGCTCCGGGAAATCATTGACGTGCAGCTGACCAACAAATGTTGTACCTGGGAGATGAAGGCCGACGGCACCTGTCTGAAACGGCACCCCCAGGAGAAGGACGACCAGCGTACCGTGCAGGAAATCATGATCACCCTGGCCAAAAACAGGCTTACATCATCGCCGCTCGCCAAGAAAAACCGCTATAAAACCCTCAAGAAGGGAGGCCGGAAAAAGAAATAA
- a CDS encoding GNAT family N-acetyltransferase has product MTIFGETLFTPRLRLRKITADDLPLLVAWSNSEDAHGPYLTPDRLNLETGREKIESGAFWSEKNKTFLIERRDGTPVGLINYWLRSEKRCCAVIKVKITEPDQRGKGFGTEAQKYLILNLFDRLKVEEVEMYTDINNKAQQRCLGKLGFDLVESLTYDDHQVRRLGHLYRLPEARYHHHPVYRYHYE; this is encoded by the coding sequence ATGACCATTTTCGGTGAAACCCTATTTACGCCGCGGCTGCGGTTGCGCAAGATAACCGCCGACGACTTGCCCCTGCTGGTCGCTTGGAGTAACAGCGAGGACGCGCACGGGCCCTACCTGACTCCGGATCGTCTGAACCTGGAGACAGGCCGGGAGAAAATCGAGTCGGGTGCATTCTGGTCGGAAAAAAACAAAACGTTTCTCATCGAGCGCCGCGACGGGACGCCGGTGGGCCTGATCAATTACTGGCTCCGCTCGGAGAAACGGTGCTGCGCCGTGATCAAGGTCAAGATCACGGAACCGGATCAGCGCGGCAAGGGATTTGGTACCGAGGCGCAAAAATACCTGATCCTCAACCTGTTCGATCGGCTCAAGGTTGAAGAAGTCGAGATGTATACCGACATCAACAACAAGGCGCAGCAACGATGCCTCGGCAAACTCGGGTTCGATCTGGTCGAATCACTGACCTATGACGATCATCAGGTGCGTCGCCTGGGACATCTCTACCGGCTGCCGGAAGCACGGTATCACCATCATCCGGTTTATCGTTACCACTATGAATAA
- a CDS encoding GNAT family N-acetyltransferase codes for MPASQYWADRYLQRRVSGATAIGYIKSGQRVFIGSGCGEPQHLVQCLTEAANSFSGLEIVRLLGRETASLTAIADRTKDTSLNIRSIYLGSATAEAIAQHRRFITPMNMSDVSSLFLSRKMPLHVALVQVSPPDDFGWMSLGISVDVTMAAARSADIVVAQVNSKMPRVMGSSFIHVNYVDYFVEYEEELLAVSPVRELTEAAALIGSHITHLIDDGSTLQIGLDAASQATVRGLENKNDLGIHSQFLTDDIMQLYAKGNITNLKKGLNEGKMVASMAVGSKDLYEFLNDNPAVDFRPSDYVNDPFVIAQHRRMVSLNVAYIMDLTGQVAAEASALTRFAGVSGIPDFVRGARRSAGGKSILMLCSTQLQADGSTRSSVVPTMGDTAVVVPRGDVHYVVSEYGAVNLFGKSLQERVVAMISIAHPDYREDLFEAAKQQGLIGRERSLGEAAKAVYPVRLEETIEIGGTEVVIRPAKPVDERRIQEHYYTLPKEDVVSRFFGQKTIFARKDVEIRSQIDYVNSLTLVAVVGEFGFGKVVGVAEFMRLKDENLAEVAFSVSPEFQGKGLGRIFLHKLSEVARESGISGLIAYTFPSNVPMIALFRTLPYKVHKQLEDGELVLTCRFDELA; via the coding sequence ATGCCGGCATCCCAATACTGGGCAGACAGATATCTGCAGCGCCGCGTCAGCGGTGCAACCGCCATCGGTTATATCAAATCCGGGCAACGGGTGTTTATCGGATCCGGCTGCGGTGAACCGCAGCACCTGGTACAGTGCCTGACCGAGGCGGCGAACTCATTCAGCGGGCTGGAGATTGTCCGGCTCCTCGGTCGAGAAACCGCATCGCTAACGGCCATCGCCGATCGAACCAAGGATACTAGCCTCAACATCCGCTCCATTTATCTCGGTTCCGCCACCGCTGAGGCCATCGCCCAGCATCGTCGGTTTATCACCCCGATGAACATGTCGGATGTCTCTTCGTTGTTTCTTTCGCGCAAGATGCCGCTGCATGTGGCCCTGGTTCAAGTGAGCCCGCCGGACGATTTCGGCTGGATGAGCCTGGGTATCTCCGTCGATGTCACCATGGCGGCGGCCCGCTCAGCCGACATCGTGGTCGCGCAGGTCAACTCGAAGATGCCGCGGGTCATGGGATCGAGCTTCATCCATGTCAATTACGTCGACTATTTTGTCGAGTATGAGGAGGAACTGCTGGCGGTGTCTCCGGTGCGCGAACTGACGGAAGCGGCGGCGTTGATCGGCAGCCACATCACCCATCTCATCGATGACGGCTCGACGCTGCAGATCGGTCTCGATGCCGCGTCCCAGGCAACGGTCCGCGGCCTGGAAAACAAAAACGACCTGGGGATTCATTCACAATTTTTGACCGACGATATCATGCAGCTCTATGCCAAGGGTAATATCACCAACCTGAAAAAAGGGTTGAACGAAGGCAAGATGGTGGCATCGATGGCGGTCGGCAGCAAGGATCTCTACGAGTTCCTCAACGACAACCCGGCGGTGGATTTCCGCCCGTCCGATTATGTCAATGACCCCTTCGTCATCGCCCAGCACCGGCGCATGGTCTCGCTCAATGTCGCTTATATCATGGATTTGACCGGTCAGGTCGCTGCTGAGGCCTCTGCCTTGACCAGATTCGCCGGGGTATCAGGTATTCCCGATTTCGTCCGCGGCGCCCGCCGCTCGGCCGGCGGCAAATCGATCCTGATGCTCTGCTCAACCCAGCTCCAGGCAGACGGGTCGACGCGTTCCAGCGTCGTGCCAACGATGGGCGATACCGCCGTGGTGGTGCCGCGAGGGGATGTGCATTACGTGGTTTCGGAATACGGTGCCGTCAATCTCTTTGGCAAAAGCCTGCAGGAACGGGTTGTCGCCATGATCTCCATCGCCCATCCCGATTATCGGGAAGATCTGTTCGAGGCGGCGAAGCAGCAGGGGCTCATCGGCCGGGAACGAAGTCTCGGGGAGGCGGCCAAGGCGGTCTATCCGGTGCGGCTCGAGGAGACTATCGAGATCGGCGGTACCGAAGTGGTGATTCGGCCGGCCAAGCCGGTGGATGAGCGACGCATCCAGGAGCATTACTACACCCTGCCCAAGGAAGATGTCGTTTCCCGGTTTTTCGGCCAAAAAACCATATTTGCCCGCAAGGATGTGGAGATCCGTTCCCAAATCGATTACGTCAACAGCCTGACGCTGGTGGCGGTGGTCGGCGAATTCGGCTTCGGCAAAGTGGTGGGCGTTGCCGAGTTCATGCGGCTCAAGGATGAGAATCTGGCCGAAGTGGCCTTTTCCGTCAGCCCGGAATTTCAGGGCAAGGGACTGGGCCGGATTTTCTTGCACAAGCTGTCCGAGGTGGCCCGCGAGAGCGGCATCTCCGGTCTGATTGCCTATACGTTCCCGTCCAATGTGCCGATGATCGCCCTGTTCAGGACCCTTCCGTACAAGGTCCACAAGCAGCTGGAGGACGGCGAACTGGTATTGACCTGCCGGTTCGACGAACTGGCTTGA
- a CDS encoding dodecin family protein has product MAQSVYKVIELVGTSTKSWEDAAKSAVETAAKSLKDLRIAEVVEMDMQVDKDKVVSFRTRIKVSFKYKK; this is encoded by the coding sequence ATGGCACAGAGTGTGTACAAAGTCATCGAACTGGTCGGCACCAGCACCAAATCGTGGGAGGACGCGGCCAAAAGCGCCGTCGAAACCGCGGCTAAGTCGCTGAAGGATCTCCGTATTGCCGAAGTGGTGGAGATGGACATGCAGGTCGACAAGGATAAGGTGGTATCCTTCCGGACCCGAATCAAGGTGTCGTTCAAGTACAAGAAATAG
- a CDS encoding histone deacetylase family protein, which yields MNKLGILLDDRYFEHCINRPSPENPGRLRRLFPTVKERYNGSITLVAAREAHTADIERVHSGFYLSQIRNHAARNDPFSYDRDTYLMDRSLETARLAAGGCLELADKVMDAAISHGFALIRPPGHHAEPGRGMGFCILNNVAITARYLQRVYGLNRILIIDFDVHHGNGTQECFYDSDKVLFVSLHQRDLFPFSGGSDEIGSDSGLGFTVNIPVYSQFGDPEYTYLLGKLMHNLVEQYLPQIILVSAGYDGHQDDSISGTLLTTRWFQTAATLIRQCAEDLCDSRLLFVLEGGYNPESLEKSVLATIDGLLLPTTGRVGILHSERAATLLANHPLHHFWTL from the coding sequence ATGAATAAGCTCGGTATCCTGCTCGACGACCGCTATTTCGAGCATTGCATCAACCGGCCCAGCCCGGAAAATCCCGGCCGCCTTCGTCGTCTCTTCCCGACCGTTAAAGAGCGCTACAACGGCTCCATAACGCTGGTGGCGGCACGGGAAGCGCACACCGCCGATATCGAGCGGGTCCATTCCGGGTTCTACCTGAGCCAGATCCGCAACCATGCCGCCCGGAACGACCCCTTTTCCTACGATCGGGACACCTATCTCATGGACCGCTCCCTGGAAACCGCCCGCCTGGCTGCCGGCGGCTGTCTCGAATTGGCGGACAAGGTCATGGACGCAGCGATCTCCCACGGGTTCGCCCTGATCAGACCGCCCGGCCACCATGCCGAACCGGGCCGCGGGATGGGGTTCTGCATCCTGAACAATGTCGCCATCACGGCCCGCTATCTGCAGCGAGTCTACGGCCTGAATCGCATCCTCATTATCGATTTCGACGTGCACCACGGCAACGGGACGCAGGAGTGTTTCTACGACTCGGACAAGGTCCTCTTCGTCTCCCTGCATCAACGCGACCTGTTCCCCTTTTCCGGCGGCAGTGACGAGATCGGCAGCGACAGCGGCCTCGGTTTTACCGTCAACATCCCGGTCTACAGCCAATTCGGCGACCCTGAATATACCTATCTGCTGGGGAAGCTGATGCACAACCTGGTCGAACAATACCTGCCGCAGATCATTCTCGTCTCTGCCGGCTACGACGGTCATCAGGACGACTCGATCAGCGGCACCCTGCTGACCACCCGCTGGTTCCAGACCGCAGCCACCTTGATCAGGCAATGCGCCGAAGACCTGTGCGACAGCCGGCTCCTGTTTGTTCTCGAAGGCGGCTACAACCCCGAATCCCTTGAAAAATCGGTGCTTGCCACCATAGACGGCCTGCTCCTGCCCACGACCGGACGGGTCGGAATCCTCCATTCGGAACGTGCCGCCACCCTGCTGGCCAACCATCCGCTTCATCACTTCTGGACACTCTAA
- a CDS encoding YkgJ family cysteine cluster protein, whose translation MTKHIDLDQSALSSIFHECQQCATCCKTYRKITLQPNEVDFIKKMGGHVGVDVTLTDIRTKGLVKASEEAMAKGKVFMIHPDDKGCLFLEKRDNKYYCKIYNYRPRSCRGFKCNLADGTFLDLFGQDSIHLLGQNRFGLPLK comes from the coding sequence ATGACCAAGCACATCGATCTCGATCAATCCGCCCTGTCGTCAATCTTTCACGAGTGCCAGCAATGCGCCACCTGTTGCAAGACCTACCGCAAGATTACGCTGCAGCCGAATGAAGTGGATTTCATCAAGAAAATGGGAGGGCATGTGGGGGTCGATGTTACCTTGACCGACATTCGCACCAAAGGCCTGGTCAAGGCCAGCGAGGAAGCGATGGCCAAAGGCAAGGTGTTCATGATCCACCCGGACGACAAGGGTTGTCTGTTCCTGGAAAAGCGTGACAACAAGTATTATTGCAAGATTTACAACTACCGGCCACGATCCTGCCGCGGGTTCAAGTGCAACCTGGCCGACGGCACCTTTCTCGACCTCTTCGGCCAGGATTCAATCCATCTGCTCGGCCAGAACCGTTTCGGGCTGCCGTTGAAATAG
- a CDS encoding DnaJ domain-containing protein, with protein MKDYYSILGVTEAAEEQEIRRRYRKLAMQYHPDRNPDDPEAEEKFKEIAEAYGVLTDPVKRQAYDRARRTGAWQTNGSGPGFGYSQEDILKDLFRDPRFQQVFQGLLREFQQAGFRAGPGFISKSFFGGRGGLLLGGLFMVGSLVGPALLRSAGKRLPEKNKLFHSLGTTVGRLIQSVKKPKQQRPTPPAAEADLDVTYVTPLSAQELRDGKTIQVVADGGHGQELLRVAIPPASRAGQKLRVRGRGRRGDAGRGDLYLHLEERDG; from the coding sequence ATGAAGGACTATTACTCGATTCTCGGCGTCACTGAGGCGGCGGAGGAGCAGGAAATCCGCCGCCGGTACCGGAAGCTGGCCATGCAGTACCACCCGGACCGCAATCCGGATGACCCGGAGGCCGAAGAAAAGTTCAAGGAAATAGCCGAAGCATATGGGGTTTTGACTGACCCGGTTAAGCGCCAGGCCTACGATCGGGCCCGGAGAACCGGCGCGTGGCAGACGAACGGCTCCGGGCCCGGGTTCGGTTACAGCCAGGAGGATATCCTCAAGGATCTCTTCCGCGATCCTCGTTTCCAGCAGGTTTTTCAGGGATTGTTGCGTGAATTCCAGCAGGCGGGATTCCGTGCCGGTCCCGGATTCATCTCCAAGAGCTTTTTCGGCGGTCGCGGCGGGCTGTTGCTCGGTGGCCTGTTCATGGTCGGTTCGCTGGTCGGTCCGGCCTTGCTCCGCTCCGCCGGGAAGCGGTTACCGGAAAAGAACAAGCTGTTTCATTCGCTGGGCACCACGGTCGGGCGCTTGATTCAGTCGGTGAAGAAACCGAAGCAACAGCGGCCGACACCACCGGCTGCGGAGGCAGATCTGGACGTAACCTACGTGACCCCCTTGTCGGCCCAGGAGCTTCGCGACGGCAAGACCATTCAGGTGGTGGCCGACGGCGGCCATGGCCAGGAGCTGCTCCGGGTCGCCATTCCCCCGGCAAGTCGGGCCGGCCAGAAGTTGCGCGTGCGGGGCAGGGGCCGCCGCGGCGACGCCGGCCGCGGCGATCTCTACTTGCACCTGGAAGAACGTGACGGGTGA
- a CDS encoding methyl-accepting chemotaxis protein, producing the protein METAQKPNAVDTSCLNLVSMPSFIVGDDRVISWANDSFWKTFNLKPAEVIDKMTCEEACPSNLCGTKDCVVAKASRIKKAAEAEVIRKSGDQFTFYQAKAVPMNGKGSGTFVSLSDISELKATQASLRQMQTDLNVIPTPIMEIDTTFTITFMNPAGASIVDMTPDEVLGKKCYNLFKTPHCKTDKCACARAMKTDSVISEQTIARPKDGIIIPIKYTGAPIKDAKGNIKGALEYILDVTEEMKQKQAADEKIENLNTIPTPIMAIDTGFTVTFMNPTAAAVVGSTPDEVLGKKCYDLFKTPHCQTDKCACARAMKTDAVVTEQTIARPADGVIIPIKYTGAPIKDAKGNIKGALEYVLDVTEEMKQKQAADEKIENLNTIPTPIMALDTEFSITYMNPAAAAVVGSTPDEVLGKKCYDLFKTPHCKTDKCACARAMKTDSVVTEQTIARPAEGVIIPIKYTGAPIKDAKGNIKGALEYVLDVTEEMKQKQAADEKIENLNTIPTPIMALDTEFSITFMNPAAAAVVGSTPDEVLGKKCYDLFKTPHCQTDKCACARAMKTDSVVTEQTIARPAEGVIIPIKYTGAPIKDAKGNIKGALEYVLDVTEEMKQKQAADEKIENLNTIPTPILSVDTDFTITFINPAGAAVAGMSPDQAVGKKCYDLFRTDHCRTDKCACARAMKTDSVVSEQTTANPAGRQMPIKYTGAPIKDAKGNIKGALEYITDVTAEKEVERLIASSVAEVDTLVGASRQQMDEANSQVDEMNAIIDEAVRQLDDSMQTVQAMLKSSNEMLGLSKESNKLAASLAKEAETGKNAGRDAGRKLADINATMQKNNEMVAGLVGQLEKISSFVDIIKEIASQTNLLAFNAAIEAARAGDAGRGFAVVADEVRKLAENSSKSAIDISNIVKNVEKESHQTINAMQEGMKMLTEGGRVINTALDSMEEISKGIGTITSAVDKVSSQAEGLNTDGTLVMNKIETVASSSKKNQQSTVAVNQALSETVAAMTQLMASSKELQEAVNNR; encoded by the coding sequence ATGGAAACAGCACAAAAACCCAACGCAGTGGACACTTCCTGTCTGAATCTGGTGAGTATGCCGAGCTTCATCGTCGGCGACGACCGAGTCATCTCCTGGGCCAACGACAGCTTCTGGAAGACCTTCAACCTCAAGCCTGCCGAGGTGATCGACAAGATGACCTGTGAAGAGGCCTGCCCCTCGAATCTATGCGGCACCAAGGATTGCGTGGTGGCCAAAGCGTCCCGCATCAAAAAAGCGGCCGAGGCGGAGGTGATCCGCAAGTCAGGAGACCAGTTCACCTTCTATCAGGCCAAAGCGGTGCCGATGAACGGCAAAGGCAGTGGAACCTTCGTCTCTTTGAGCGATATCAGCGAACTGAAGGCCACCCAGGCCTCGCTGCGCCAGATGCAGACCGATCTCAACGTCATCCCCACGCCGATCATGGAGATCGATACCACCTTCACCATCACCTTCATGAATCCGGCCGGCGCCTCGATCGTCGACATGACACCGGACGAGGTGCTCGGGAAGAAATGCTACAACCTGTTCAAGACACCGCATTGCAAGACCGACAAATGCGCCTGCGCCCGCGCCATGAAGACCGACTCGGTGATCTCCGAGCAGACCATCGCCCGACCCAAGGACGGGATCATCATCCCCATCAAATATACCGGCGCCCCGATCAAGGACGCCAAGGGCAATATCAAAGGGGCGCTCGAATACATTCTTGATGTCACTGAGGAGATGAAGCAGAAACAGGCCGCCGACGAGAAGATCGAGAACCTCAACACCATCCCCACCCCGATCATGGCCATCGACACCGGGTTCACCGTCACCTTCATGAACCCGACCGCAGCTGCCGTGGTCGGCTCCACCCCGGATGAAGTGCTCGGCAAGAAGTGCTACGACCTGTTCAAGACGCCGCATTGCCAGACCGACAAGTGCGCCTGCGCCCGCGCCATGAAGACCGACGCGGTGGTCACCGAGCAGACCATCGCCCGACCCGCCGACGGTGTCATTATTCCCATCAAGTACACCGGCGCCCCGATCAAGGACGCCAAGGGCAATATCAAAGGAGCGCTCGAATACGTCCTCGACGTCACCGAGGAGATGAAGCAGAAGCAGGCCGCCGACGAGAAGATCGAGAACCTCAACACCATCCCCACCCCGATCATGGCCCTTGATACCGAGTTCAGCATCACCTACATGAACCCGGCCGCCGCCGCCGTGGTCGGTTCGACACCCGATGAAGTACTCGGCAAGAAGTGCTACGACCTGTTCAAGACGCCGCACTGCAAGACTGACAAATGCGCCTGCGCCCGGGCCATGAAGACCGACTCGGTGGTCACCGAACAGACCATCGCCCGGCCGGCCGAGGGGGTCATCATCCCCATCAAGTACACCGGCGCCCCAATCAAGGACGCCAAGGGCAACATCAAGGGAGCGCTCGAATACGTCCTCGACGTCACCGAGGAGATGAAGCAGAAACAAGCGGCCGACGAGAAGATCGAGAACCTCAACACCATCCCCACCCCGATCATGGCCCTTGATACCGAGTTCAGCATCACCTTCATGAACCCGGCCGCCGCCGCCGTGGTCGGCTCCACGCCGGACGAGGTGCTCGGCAAGAAGTGCTACGACCTGTTCAAGACGCCGCACTGCCAGACCGACAAATGCGCCTGCGCCCGCGCCATGAAGACCGACTCGGTAGTCACCGAGCAGACCATCGCCCGGCCGGCCGAGGGGGTCATCATCCCCATCAAGTACACCGGCGCCCCGATTAAGGACGCCAAGGGCAACATCAAAGGGGCGCTCGAATACGTCCTCGACGTCACCGAAGAGATGAAGCAGAAACAAGCGGCCGACGAGAAGATCGAGAACCTCAACACCATCCCGACGCCGATCCTGTCCGTGGATACCGATTTCACCATCACCTTCATCAACCCGGCCGGTGCTGCCGTTGCCGGTATGAGTCCGGATCAGGCCGTCGGCAAGAAATGTTACGACCTGTTCCGCACCGATCACTGCCGTACCGACAAATGCGCGTGCGCCCGGGCCATGAAGACCGATTCCGTGGTCAGCGAGCAGACAACGGCCAACCCAGCCGGTCGGCAGATGCCGATCAAATACACCGGCGCCCCGATCAAGGACGCCAAAGGCAATATCAAAGGCGCTCTGGAATACATCACCGACGTCACGGCAGAGAAAGAAGTGGAACGGCTGATTGCCAGCTCGGTTGCCGAGGTGGACACGCTGGTGGGGGCATCACGCCAACAGATGGATGAAGCCAACAGTCAGGTGGACGAAATGAACGCCATCATCGACGAGGCGGTCCGCCAACTCGACGATTCGATGCAGACCGTCCAGGCGATGCTGAAGAGCTCCAACGAGATGCTTGGTTTATCGAAGGAATCAAACAAACTGGCCGCCAGCCTGGCCAAGGAGGCGGAAACCGGCAAGAACGCGGGCCGCGATGCCGGCAGGAAACTGGCCGACATCAACGCCACCATGCAGAAGAACAACGAGATGGTCGCCGGGTTGGTCGGTCAGTTGGAGAAGATCTCCAGCTTCGTCGACATCATCAAGGAGATCGCCTCCCAGACCAACCTGCTGGCCTTCAACGCTGCCATTGAAGCGGCCCGTGCCGGCGACGCCGGGCGAGGCTTTGCCGTGGTCGCCGACGAGGTGCGCAAGCTGGCTGAGAACAGCTCCAAATCAGCCATCGATATCTCGAACATCGTCAAGAACGTGGAAAAAGAGTCGCACCAGACGATCAACGCCATGCAGGAGGGCATGAAGATGCTCACCGAAGGTGGTCGGGTTATCAATACCGCTCTCGATTCGATGGAGGAGATTTCCAAAGGTATCGGCACTATTACCTCCGCCGTGGATAAGGTGAGCAGCCAGGCCGAGGGGCTCAACACTGACGGAACGCTGGTCATGAACAAGATTGAAACGGTGGCCTCGTCATCGAAAAAGAACCAGCAGTCAACGGTGGCCGTCAATCAGGCCCTTTCCGAGACGGTGGCGGCCATGACGCAGCTGATGGCCTCCAGCAAGGAACTGCAGGAAGCAGTCAACAACCGGTAA